In one window of Leptospira sp. GIMC2001 DNA:
- a CDS encoding DUF3102 domain-containing protein, whose protein sequence is MKSRIGSITGPRPGSSNNKEVIKVEVDRTIQEIVELHNSTIGNLNNAIQNSILIGEKLSAKKRELGHGNWLPWVESNLPFQERMARNYIRMYENRDFLNRQPVADLKSAIKLLSDENQSQAKPEDSPRLLYNRWKMGGQVSKKEKALIKELLQQTYQATESKLSKIKKELSKL, encoded by the coding sequence ATGAAATCTAGAATAGGAAGCATAACTGGACCACGTCCAGGATCCTCAAACAACAAAGAAGTAATAAAAGTTGAAGTTGATAGAACAATTCAAGAAATTGTAGAACTTCATAATTCTACAATTGGAAACCTTAATAATGCAATCCAGAACTCAATCCTCATTGGAGAGAAACTCTCTGCCAAAAAAAGAGAATTGGGTCATGGCAATTGGCTTCCATGGGTTGAATCAAATCTTCCTTTCCAAGAAAGAATGGCTCGCAATTACATCAGAATGTATGAGAATAGAGATTTTCTAAATCGGCAACCGGTTGCCGATTTGAAATCGGCGATAAAACTCCTTTCTGATGAAAACCAATCGCAGGCTAAGCCTGAAGATTCACCAAGATTACTTTACAATCGATGGAAAATGGGCGGACAGGTTTCCAAGAAGGAAAAAGCTTTAATAAAAGAATTACTCCAACAAACATACCAAGCAACAGAATCCAAACTGAGTAAAATTAAAAAGGAATTATCTAAATTATAA